GCTTCTATTGTTTAGGAGCTCTAGGTAAGTTTTTCTTATACTGAAGTCGTCGGTTTTTAGGGCCTACTAATAAGTAGCAAGGCTTGGGGCTCCAAACTAAAAGCTTAATCACCAAGATAATGGATTGAACAATTTACAGGTTACTGCAAATGTCCGGAGAGTGGGGACATGTCGTTTCTTAAAGAGCATTACCATTGGTTTAGTTAGAAATGCTTTCCATGAATAGAAGTTTAAGCAAATCTAAGCAGGCAATTGTTAGCGCAAGTTAAATTATAGAGATGCTGTAATAAACGTCATAAAGCCCAGGTGAAATATTTTGTGAGAAGTATCTCCTTAGAAGGTAAGATGTTTGGTGAAATTGTGGAAAGTGAAGATTGGAAGTAAGATACTGAAAGTGCGAGGTTCAGATTACTCTAGCTCTCATTCATAGTTTTGAATTTTGATCATTTTATTTGGTCGTAAACTCAAGTTACTTCGAGTGAGGATCTACATGTGGTTCCAAACCCAGATCGTTGTCTGGGTTCTCTCCGACCGCCACTATTAAAATGAGCAGGACCTATTTTGTATGTCATCGGGATTTCTCATGGAAGTCATTGTGAATTTTACCGTTGGATTTTCTCGTGAAATCCATTGCGTAATACTATGTGTGCTTAATTATGTTTGCACACAATTGTGCAAAAACTTTTTCTCCAAAATGTTATTATAGTTTTTATTGAAAACCATACACTTACAAGTTATAATAATTGGTGAAAAATGTTAGATATTCCAAATTTTCTATCCCAAAAATTTCGATAAGATTAAAAAAAATGATGAGTTCCCGAAAAAGTTTTCGAGCTGTTCccaaatatttaattattattttattaattatttagtaAAAATTATGACAGGCCCCTCATGCATAAAAAACATGAATTCACAATTAAAAACACGTCACGTGTGAAAAGATTTTGGAATTAGAAAGACGAAGAAATTGATGCAAGTTTTTAGGCTCCGGTCGCCGATATTTTTCCTGCCAAGCCAATTTTAATATAAACTTAATACAAATTCAACAACTTATGTCCAGTAACAACAATTACAACAACCGAAGTGTTTCTAGAGAATTTCGTCGAGTTCAACAAAAAAATTGGTGAGTTTAAAATCCGAAAATACCAAAATTGATTCaaaacttaatatatatatatatatgtgaacCAATATACTTTTACAAGGATATTATACCAACTTATACTAACAAATAATCACTCAATCAGGtagaaaaattaaaattaaaagtgTCGTCCACTTTTTCGACGAACAAAGAATGATAACCTAAAAACTACAAGAAATAAATGTACGTTCAAAATTGAACGATCTATGcctaaataatttcaaaatttagTGAACAATTAATCACAATAAAACCCTAAAATTAACGTTTTTTAGACAGAATTAAACGaataatttaatataaaaaaGAAATGTAacaataaaaatttaaaatataagttgaataaaagatttttaaattaataaataaaaaatttgatTTTCCCTGTTTTAGAAGACTTTGCAGAGTAACCGGACCAATTCAAGAGTCTCTGCCGCCATTCTGTGTTAGAACTTAGAAGTGTACTTACATTTTTTTACTAATTTGGCTGATATTATCTGTTCCGACAAATTTGGGAACAAGCTAAAATCAAACCTAAAATGGAAACGACAAAAGATAAATTAACCTAAAATGGAAACGACAAAAGATAAATTATTAAACTAACACCTGTGTTAACACACTTGTCCTGTCTCATGCCAAATGTATTAACTTAATTTTTAAGCGCCACTGAAATTTCAGTTAAACTTGACCAACAATGTCAAGTGCACCAGCAAGAACAAAACTCAGCAGCTCCACCTTGTACAACATCATAATCTCTCTAATATATAATCATCATCAAATGTTTAAAAATACTCCCTCAATCTCACTTCTTCAACTCCAAAAAATCCATTCTTTTCTCATTACATTTGGCTACCCACAAGACACATTCATTTTCAAAAAATTACTCCTTCATTCACTTCCTTCTGTATCTAACTCTACACACTCCTCTTTTTCCTACATTTCTTCACTCTTTAATCACATTCATAACCCCAATATCATTCTATACAATGCAGTGATCAAGGCCTTTTCTTTGAGTGTAAAGCCACATTTGTCAATTCTTTATTTTTCAAGAATGTGTAAAGATGGTGTCTTTCCTGATAAACACACCTTTCCAACGCTTCTTAAGGCGGTTTCTCGGGCCGGGGATCAAAACCCATTTCAGATTTATGGTCACATTGTGAAGGCTGGGTTTGATTGTGACGAGTTTGTTGAGAATTCTTTGGTTTCTGCTTTTGCTAATTGTGGGTTTCTTGATTCAGCACGGAAAGTGTTTGATGAAATGAGTGAAAGGAATGTTGTTGCGTTGACGGCGATGATTGATGGGTATCTTAGGAATGAGTGTGCGGAAGAAGGGTTGAGGTTGTTTGCGGAAATGAGATTGGTTGGTGTTATGGTGGATGAGCGGACTGTTGTTAGTGTACTTCGTGCGGTGGGAGTGGTGGGTGATGTTGGGTTTGGAAAGTGGGTTCATGGGTTTTATATAGAATCGGGGAGGGTTTATTGCGATGTCTATGTTGGCAGTGCTCTTGTTGATATGTATTCTAAATGCGGTTATTGTGATGATGCTCGAAAAGCTTTTGAAGAAATGCCGTATAGGAATGTTGTTAGTTGGACTACTTTGATATCTGGTTGTGTTCATTGCAATAGATTTAATGATGCACTGGGTGTGTTCAAAGACATGCTGGCGGAGAATGTTAAACCTAATCAATCCACCTTGACAAGTGTGCTTTCTGCTTGTGCTCAACTAGGAGCACTAGATCAAGGAAAGTGGATTCATGAATATATAGATGAGAATAAATTTAATGGGAATATTACAGTTTGCACGGCTTTAATAGATATGTACACAAAGTGTGGTTGCATCCATGAGGCGTATACAGTTTTTGATAATATGCCAGTGAAGGATGTTTACGTTTGGACCACGATGATTAATGGGTTGGCATTGCATGGAAATGCTGCAAGCTCATTATATTTGTTCTCTCAAATGTTGAGCAATGGGGTTCGACCCAATCAGGTTACTCTAGTTGGTATTCTTAATGCTTGTTCTCATGGAGGCTTCGTGGATGAGGGTCGTAAAATATTTAAATCAATGAAGAAATTATACGGTATAGAGCCTAACATGGATCACTATGGTTGCATGGTTGATCTCCTAGGCCGAGCAGGATGTCTAAAGGAAGCGCTTGTTTTGATTGAAAATATGCCCATGGATCCCTCTCCCGTTGTGTGGGGTGCACTATTTGGTGCTTGTATGATTCACAAATCCTACGAGCTTGGTGAAAAAATAGGAAATCATCTAATTAAGCTACAACCCCATCATAGTGGTAGATATGCCCTTTTAGCAAACTTATGTGCTGCAACTCAGAATTGGAAAGCAGTGGCTCATTTAAGAAAATGCATGAAACAGAAGGGTGTAATTAAGAGTGCAGGATCTAGTTGGATTGAAATAAACTGTGTGAATCAAGAATTCATTGCATTCGACAAAGCATGTAGTGAGAACAGAAGCATACATGAGACATTGGATAAAATTTTGATTCAGATGAAGTGCTCTAATTGTCCTTTAGACACTGAAATAATAACATTTGACCTTCACTGAGGTAAAGGGAGTTGTATACATATTTTTTTCTTGGTATAGCAACAAAAGATAAGTTATTGGCTTATTTGCTTGATCTTTGGCCATTTTTGCTTGCATGCTTTATTCTTTGTTAGTTATCTTGCTGCATCACAATTCACAATTTTGTATATAATGATATGTATATTCCGGTATGTGCACTGATTACATACAAAGTTGAAAAATGTTTGAAAACCAGTAGGATTTGGGTATCTTATCTTCCTCGGACAGAGTTTGATAATAGTGCTCTTGCAGTCCTGTTCCTGTAAATCGCTGCATCCATGTTTATTGCATGATTGTGCAGTTGTTGGACAAAGAATTTGGAGGCCGGCAACAATGAGAATGTGAAAACCCAGTTTTTGCACATTGCGCTTGTTTAAGAATGTAATGCAGTTTGGTCTACTCTTTTAGTAAATGAAAACCTCAGTTACACCTTTACCTAGAGAGAAGGTCCTTCCTCTTACAAGCCAAATTCTGTTCCAGAAAGACTGTTGAGTTCATTTATTCTTGAACCTGAATTAGCCTACAATTGAAAATTTACAATCCTCGTAGTTTTGTTGGATCCGCAGAATTGTGAAGGTTATCTATCAATCGTTTAACTTCAAACTAATACCTTGGCTTCTAATACATTTTGATTAGAGTAAATGATCAACACCCGTGTTTTATATGATATGAGAGCCTACCAAACATATAAGAAACAGGAAAAGCTTGCAAGACCTCCATTGCTTGTTGATACTAGAGGTTACCGAACAATTAAGGTAAAAAGACATACTTGCACCAGACAATCTTTTTGGTATATTATGCAAGTGAGCAAAATGTACACAACTCCCCCTTATTTAGTAAAAGATCTTAGCTTTGCCTGCAAGTACCAAAACACGATGTTAGCTAAAGATATCTTTTTACCATTCTAAGGCCTTCATTACAATATCCACATTTAAGCAAAAGCAACATTTTCTTTTAATATCAATTCTTTTGTAACTGAACAGGACATATAGCTATATATTGTTTTTATTTAGTTATATCTTACATCCACATAAGTTATTTCCCCTGGAAATCATTTGCATAAGCTATCTGATAATAATAAATTTCTGATTTGGTGCATAAACTGATAGCCTAATATGATAACTTGAGAACTCATGTTTATTAATGCTTCAAGTAGCCTAACAGATTAGTTATACTTTTCTTTCTATAATTTTCCCTCTCAGTGGTTTTATGTTGCTGCTTATAATACCTGAGGACATTGTAGTTTATGATGAATAACTAAATTAGTGGAGGATTGCCTAGATTGGGTGCCTTTTCTCCTAGTCATATACAAGTAATACCTGAGCATAGTGCATCATGTTATTGACCACTATAAAGAGGGAGTATCATATACCTGATGAAAAAAATTTAATAGCGACAACAAATGAATATTGTGCATAGAAAACAATTTATTGTTGTCGATAAGTTTATGATGAGTACACATTAGTTGCTTGTAAGTTTGCAAAATATTGTCTTCCTAACTAGAATGGCCAACTATTGTCGATCATGGCTGTTTTAGGATGAGTAGACATTAATATCTAATAATTTTGCAAAACATTGCATATTGTTGATCTTGAACTCAAAGGTGCTAGTGCTCAGGTAGGAATTAGAGAAAATCACATATTTATATAGCTTATATTAAGAAAAATAACCTTCATTCTTATATTCCTAAAATATCAAGTTGCGTAGGAATCATGACAAAATAGTTTTTATTTTGCTAACTGATTGCACACACGTACACACCAGAGGTCGAATGATTGACCTTCCGCAAAGGAAACGGGAGCTTAACTACTGCATCAAACGCTTTGAATCTTTGATACACATTAGGACATGATAGTTGTGAATACCCCAAAAGCATGTAAGTGTGCATGACGATGAACTAAcgaggggggggggggggagtGATGTAATGTAGATAGGGGGAGAGAACGGAAAAAAAAGTGTCCCCTCTCCATGAAATGCGTCATGAAAACATGGTCTGCTGCTCTGTTTCCCCAACCATGTTGTGTAGCGTATGCACATTGCTCTTCGATACGGAATTAGTCCTTTTCCTTTCCTCTTTTTATTTTCTCCTATTACTTTCCCTTTTTAACCCTGCTCCTTTTCCTTTCCTCTTTTTTTCACTTTTcttaattacaaaaaaaaaaagGAAGTGTGGTTATTTTATTTCTCTGATTAttaaattaatttcaaattttattacaaattACAGTTGTAAAACTAGACAAGAAGTGTTG
This sequence is a window from Apium graveolens cultivar Ventura chromosome 9, ASM990537v1, whole genome shotgun sequence. Protein-coding genes within it:
- the LOC141684830 gene encoding pentatricopeptide repeat-containing protein At1g50270, encoding MSSAPARTKLSSSTLYNIIISLIYNHHQMFKNTPSISLLQLQKIHSFLITFGYPQDTFIFKKLLLHSLPSVSNSTHSSFSYISSLFNHIHNPNIILYNAVIKAFSLSVKPHLSILYFSRMCKDGVFPDKHTFPTLLKAVSRAGDQNPFQIYGHIVKAGFDCDEFVENSLVSAFANCGFLDSARKVFDEMSERNVVALTAMIDGYLRNECAEEGLRLFAEMRLVGVMVDERTVVSVLRAVGVVGDVGFGKWVHGFYIESGRVYCDVYVGSALVDMYSKCGYCDDARKAFEEMPYRNVVSWTTLISGCVHCNRFNDALGVFKDMLAENVKPNQSTLTSVLSACAQLGALDQGKWIHEYIDENKFNGNITVCTALIDMYTKCGCIHEAYTVFDNMPVKDVYVWTTMINGLALHGNAASSLYLFSQMLSNGVRPNQVTLVGILNACSHGGFVDEGRKIFKSMKKLYGIEPNMDHYGCMVDLLGRAGCLKEALVLIENMPMDPSPVVWGALFGACMIHKSYELGEKIGNHLIKLQPHHSGRYALLANLCAATQNWKAVAHLRKCMKQKGVIKSAGSSWIEINCVNQEFIAFDKACSENRSIHETLDKILIQMKCSNCPLDTEIITFDLH